CTGAATTTGAAGAGAGCTGTTCAGTGAGTTCCTGAAGAGCTAAGAAGAGAGTAGGTGGGTTGGCATTCTCGTTCCGCTGAACAACAAACTCAGCTGGGACTTTGCTGCGCGCTCATCTCCAAGAATTTGCTCGCGGGGGATCCAGCCCTCCATATTCATCAGGCCTATCCAGTGGGCAATAGCCTCCCTGGTCACTTGGGGATCCCACTTGCTCAGGAGAAGCTGGTGAAAACCTTCGTCCCAAAGGAATCCTCGGGGAAAGAAAGAGCGCGAGGGGACGGCAGTGAATAGAGCCCCTTCAGGGTACAGCAGTGGGTAGTCGTTGTAGACTGACTGCACCACAGACTGGCCGTAGAAGTAACCCATTCCGCCCAACATATTGCTGAGCGCTGCCTTGCCAAATTTAATATGTGCCTGGCTGAAGCCTTTTCTCTCAAGCCCAAAAGTTTTCTCAAACTTTGCGTTAAACTCAGATttcctcttctccagctcctgcgTCATGATGGACCCCACCAGTTGGTTTGGACGATGGTGGAAGCTTCCCGACTCGAACAGCACTTCGATCTGAAAAGGCAACTGAACCGTCACCTGGTGAACCACAAAGTCACTCTCTTTCCTTTCGTCGGCGGGTTTCCGGTTGCtttggtggtgggggggcttgTAAGTGTCCACGGCAATGTAATGCCTCTTCTCGCCCGAAGGGGGGCTGTAGACGAACCTGCGGTTCAGGCTGTGCTTCACAATGTCAGTCAGCTTCTCCAGTCCAGGAGAAACCGTCTGAAGGTAGTTGTAGCTGCAAACATAGGAGACATACGTTACCCGCCACGTGCTTTCAAACAGGCGAAAAATCTGGGCTTTTAAACTTGTGAATGTTGTGTGCAACTGAATTCAACTTTGAAAAGGAATTTACAGTATTATAAATTTATGCGGCTTTTAACACACTGTAGATTAACTCTAAATGACTCATGCTGGACTGAGAAGTGGAGGCACTGTTCAAATTTTCTTATTCCAAACAAACATTCCTGCCTAAATAATAACTAATAATCACACGATTGTTGTGAACCCCATCAGTGCACGCTGTACCTTTCCATTTCGGTCCTGTCTGGCACTCTTCAATGTGAAATGTCCCTGTAACTGTTGCGAGCAAAGGTCTGATCCaaagaatttaaagaaaaaaggacaGATTTTTCTGGAGGTGGGAAAACACCTTCACTGATGAAACGCCTTTATGAAAAGGCTCCAGTTCTCTTTGCTTCATCCATTTCTCCAACAATAAACATCACAACATTcaggaaacaaaagatgaacagCTCGttctgctgccatctagtggctggGTTTCTTTCTTACCCCACAAGCTAAGCAGCAGTTCATCACTCAACACTTCAAGTCATTTAACTTTCACTGAACAAGTGATCATATTTGGCAATGCCCAcgatttttcttgtttcttccgAACAGTCCCAGAAAACGGGAGGATTAAGGTGTGTTTAACACTGAGAGGGAAGCTTCTGAAATTCTGCCATTTTGCATATCTTTTACATAGAGGCTGGCCTCTCCTGACTTACTAGAGAATTCTGTTCAATGTTTTAAGAAATGCAATCCATtaacataaaagaaaagaaaagttatcACAACAAGCCTTTTTAAGTGATTCAGTCCAGCAAATTTTCTTTGCTGAATATCCTCAAACGTGTCTCCAATAACTCCACTTTCACTCGGTTCCCTCCAGCTTCTTGTCTTTGTAATTGTCCTGCGTGTGTGCACTTACCTGGCGTATTTAGCGCTGGTTAACTCCCCGGTCACGGGCTTTCGGAAGGTAATTTTGAAGTTCCCGAGCTCCTCTGAGAAGCCCGTGATGGAGGCGAGGCGGTTCCTCTCCTCCACGTGAGCCTGCAGGGAGCCCTGCGTGTCTGCAGCTGCGTAAAACATCAGGGAGATGACGGGCGCTTGGGGCGCAGAGCTCTGGTGGGTGGATAAAAATCATCAATTATTTCTAAGTTACGACCAACATATGACACGAGATGCACTTTATTTTGATCATGTGACATCTGCACGGGAGCCGAATTATGACTCACGTCCTGCTTGGCGGTGATCCTCCAGGTCCAGTCTCCTCCGTTGTCCCCTCCCATCCTCTTGACGAACTCTGTGGTGAGCGTGAAGTCATTGTCTCGAATTTCCTGGACGCCAAAGGTGATTCCATCATGCATCAGCCAGCCATAACTTTGCAGATGATCCCCCTGCTCGCAAGTGTGCCTCAGATTCATGTCCAAGTCAGAGAACTGACGCATCCACATCATGCCTGAggagaaatgggaaaaaaaaaaaaaaggaaaatgagtcAATTGTAAGCATGAAGgattcagaaacaaaacatcagtCAAATTTTTATCCCACATGGCATAAATCATGGAGATGAATAAGGTTACATTTCTAAACTACGAAAGTGCGATCCTGGATCaacagtctgaaaaataaaacgggTAGGAAAACACACTATTAAATACAGAAGCGTTAATTCACTCCAAGTATTTTACCGACTTCAGACGTAAGTGCGGTGAAAAGGCCATCGAAAAAATACAGCATAGATTTTAACAGGATCAGGAAATATCACATCTAACCGGTCACATCTAAATAGATTTTGGCGAACaacatttaatcattttattctCTGCATTATATTCTTCCAATTCACTGAAGCAATGTGATTTTGCAGCAGATAAATCTGACGGCGCACCTGTAACAATGGACCTTGGACTCCTTGTCTTCATGCCAAGTACACTGAGGTCGATAAGAGCCCCAGAATCTCTCCGGGAAACCTTGGCGGTGCTGCTATTGGCATCCAGGACGGGGGCCGACGGGTGCAGCGTCACCACCCGGTTGGCCAGCTGGATCGCATGTAGAGGGCGTAGAAGAACCAGATGAGGCTGAATATGCAAAGGCCAATGGAGATGTTGATGAACAGCTTCCAATgtcaactttcttcttcttctccttgcgGTGAAATACGGAGGGCTTCTCATCTTTCCTGGAAGCGGAACAGCTTCTCCCGTCACCcaccctcttcctctgcctgccCATCCTGCCCTTCGGAAGCTGGAAGTGAGAGGAGACAGACGCTTTTTCACAACATGGTCATTTAGCAAAGCAAACTGGTGAGCAAAGGTCCACAGCAAAAAAGGACTTCTTCAACAACTTGTGAAATGGACCTACTTTCTCTAATGTCTACCCAAATATGCACCAAATGTGAAGACCGCGGAtcataaaatgttgaaaatgagaATCATGACATGTTATACATCAGTAATACAGTCAGCGAGGCTATTCTGCAACATTGGACACAAACGCTAAATTTACATCCAGAGTCATCAAGAATCACCATCGATTTTTACACAAAttgcatttattaaaaaaagacctTGACCTTAGTAACAATAGCTGttcaaatgattattttaaGTATTCACAAGTCTTGTATATTAAGTTTGAATGAAGCTAAGTCAGCTCGAGAAAGTATGGAGACTACACAGTGAAATAAATGTCTGGAGCAAAGCACCTGCAGATGTACAGAACATGACTTTGCACTGTGAACAATGTGAGTTCATGTTCATTCAGGTGTAAATCTAGCTAAAACGCAGTGACACAAGAGCAAAGTTGTGTGAAAGTGACTTTATAAAGATTGATTTGTTCAGAGGAATCCAGTCATCTTCTTCAAAACTGCAATTTGATAATACGAGGAGAATAATGTGTCTCAGCATGACGTTGACAACTGCTTATTAATTCAAATGTTTAAATCAAACCCCACTGATCCTATTTTTCACCAAACCCATTACAATGTTGATTGTTGAGACACAAAAGAATCCTAATTACAAAAAGgcgttgttttttaaatgaacaaaatacaCTCATGCATTTATACATGTACTTCTAATGGGAGGAACATTTTATACCTCAGATATTTATAGTCAGGTGAACAGAATTTTTATTTAGTCGTGATATTCTTTAACAATTCTATGTATACTAACTAGTTATCTCTTTTAAatcaacacaaagaaacacaagaacagATACCGTATATGTTTTGGCTGAAAGAATATATTAAACCTGTTCGGTGTGAATGCAATGGAATGAAGGTCAAATGTGCACGCTATTTAATGCATCAGAATTGTTCATGATGTGAATATAAACCTATGCATGCCTCTATAAGATGACAGTGGTATTTTTACTGGAGCTGTGGTATAGTTCTGTTTCAAATaacatatattttatttatatgaaCACAAGATATGACTGGATGTTGAAATACATCCATACAGAGGCAACAGTAAAAAACCCACAACAAACACTTGCAGAAAACCCACAATAACAAAAACCCAggccacaacagaaacacaaatgcaatGTCCACAACATAAGGTCAGAAGAAAAGGCCGTTTCTGGGGATAATATTTTCTGACAGACgggagagctgcaggagagTTGAATGAAGTGCAAGTGAACGCATGCAGCATGATTATTGCGATAAATGTCATATACATTTTCAGGAATCATCAATGTTGGCCAGATTGTTGAAATAGTCAAAATGTTACGCATGTGCTCTGTTGCCCATCGTTTGATTCTGCGCCATTTCTGTCCATAATTACTGTCCCCTGGAAACAAAGATTGTTCTTCGAATGGTTGTGCACTACACTGCAGCCTTTGCATTTGCTTGTGACCTTTCGCTGTTGTGTTATTGCTTCGTGTTGCCCCAGCGACCCTATAACTTTTACAGAGCACAGGATGACATCTAAAATGCCAAAGTCAAAATGCAGAAGTTCAGACTGAGTACTGCATACAAAAGGTAGTGAACTTGACTTTGAGGGAATACTGGAGAGAAACAATTTAAACTCCctaaaatctctctgaacaggTACATATGTCCGGTGCTTTTGCGTGATGGGCAAGATCTACCGATTGCGCTGCCCAATATCCTGACTAGGGTTAGTGTGAGGGGGCAAACATCCATGTAAAATTAACTGAATGTGCAAGGTGAATATATAGGTCAAGCATAAACCTGGTTGATGGACAGATTGGACTATTGCATGCTCATTTGTATTGGGTAAAATGCGCAGCGTGATCGACGGATCTTTGCGCAAATAACGGATCCATTCGTTACCTCTATTTGCGCAGCGCAATCAGGCTGTTGCATGTGATGCACGCCGACCGCATCCGCACCAGAGAAACCTGCAGTCTGACTGATAATCATCAACTGAATAATTATCACAGGATCGTTTTCCTTTGACAGCTGCTTTCAGGACTGATTGCCAGGGGTATTTCGATAAACTGCTACAAAACTGATGTGATAAACAGCTATGACCAATTTTGTACGCGAGTCGTGCAGGGGCTTCAAAACACGCGTGAACTTCAAGTCACACCAGGCTACAAAAAGCTGTCTGGCTAACAACCTGTCAGACCCGGCTCTGgaggaaataaacacatttacgTGGCCGAGCACTGATAACATTCAACTACACGCGCACGCTCGGCAAGCACCCAACTTTACCCTACCAGCAGCGACACCTGTTTAACGTGTTTGGGAGTAAAACTCGCCGCGACGCCCCGGCGGTTGCAGCCAGCAGGTCGCACGCTGCTGGCCGCTGCCGTCATGCTAACGTTAGTTTGTAGCCGAAAGCCAGCTGCAGTGGCGGCATAATGAAGCTTTATGCGGCCTGCAGGACCCTTGCGCGGTTCTAGCTTGATGTTCATTGAGCAGATGGTACAGACCTGAAAAGAACAGCAGAAACTCAGCTGCTCATTATCCGCCGCTCGCTGCACCAGCTCACCACTCACTTCCTGGTTACAACTCGTTTCCACTGACGTGGCCACGGCTCCGGAGCGTGCGGCTGTGACGTCACGACGCCAGTCCCCGACTGAATATACATATTTTGATAATAACggtaataaaaatgtaaaatgaacacATAGGACCTTGGTCCATAGGTGTGTAAAAACTGAGATGGCATTATGATGAGATAAGAAAATATAAAGTTTGCAATAAagtgaaaaagataaaaaaaaaactcgaaaGCAGATTTTAAACGAGTCATTTATTGAATCTATGACATGAGACCTagtctcctgttttttttttctttttcgtttgTGTGCATACATGAAACACCAAGCATTTACTTCAGAAAGATTTTATAAATTCACAAAATATTCAGCTATTAATTATGAAACTTTTTCTGGGGACAATAGCCTATTTGTTTGAGATACACAAATATCCCCTAAATATAATTCTGGTattccaaacacaaacatgagttTTGAAGCTAGTCCTAAATAAACAATTTTTGAATTAGAACATGTGGCTTgctcaatatttattttttatgggaggaaaatcatatatatatatatatatatatatatatatatatatatatatatatatatatatatatatatatatatatatatatgtgtgtgtgtgtgtatatatatatatatatagtataggAAGCATAggaagtatatatatatatgtgtgtgaatataatatgtatgtgtgtgtgtgtgtatatatatatctataatatatatatatatatatatatatatatatatataaaatatatatatatatattatatattaatatataaatatatatatctatatatatatatatataatatatatacacacatagtATAGGAAGTATAGGAGGAGCCGAcaccgacatcgaaggatcaaaaagcgacgtcgctatgaacgcttggccgccacaagccagtttaTCCCTgcggtaacttttctgacacctcaaGCTTAAagcccaaaaagtcagaaggatcgtgaggccccgctttcacggtctgtactcatactgaaaatcaagatcaagcgagcttttgcccttcagctctacgggaggtttctgtcctccctgagctcgccttagggtctcagtacagagggggcggagcattctcgacgggcccttatgatagtaattttaaaccattcaaacaatacctcatcctaccatcaaacaacacactaatgctcacttttatggagtcaagcaaacctatatgcctcagaaagcagaacaaagtcacaaaccagttcacaaacttggttctgaagaaaaaaatacacatatgcacacacacaccacacacacgcagcctgacagctgtcaatcccAGAgcgtcgctgtccatggtgctgaaaatcagataaaactcactgctaaatctgtaccatctttgatacagcttaaataaatatgaacacagctggtctaaaattacacaatctattcagatagatatagacagcatctatatcttttggaattcagtAGATTAGAAAAAATATACTCagtggtctcttatagttgagatcaacacaaggcacattcaaataccAGGTgttttaagaccacagcattctgataaagataatattttttaGGTTTTACTGACTCAcaaatggctccgatgttaggttttgggtagtaccgctagcggctagcatagtgtttagcatactgtttaacttccctccaaagagttcagatcaagtgcaaagaaaaaactcgttcatgccgcacagccaatcagcgctggcttacagctctgatgcattcatggacagtcgtaatgtaagaattggcaaattagagcccacaatcatatgcgtataccttctcgcacacactgcacattttataatttatttccgattaaatgtgaacacatcacatgagaCGGGGCCTTATGACcctgtgggccctggggcgactgCCCCCTTatccccactctggctccgctacagctcTAAAGTGTCAATACTTTCATAATGTTCTGTTAACCATGCACTGTTTTACATAACGTCTGAGATCTCCACCAAATACTTTAgcaaaaaaattgaatttttttcttattattctaGTTATTGGTGTTTGGAAAACAGGGCAATATCCAATCTGGATGGTTAAAAAAACTTAACAGAACTGCAGCCGACTGTAGGAATTCTAAACAAAAACCGTATTTAATTGAACACATGAATGCAAAAATGACTCCCTCCTCAAACCCACCTAAACAAGAAATGAGCTCTTCATTAAAGATTCCTTTGACCAGTTCATTCTTTCTAGTGCAAAGATATATATTCACATCACTGCTGATGTCCAGTTACCAAATGTGATTGATCTCCATCCGTTGTCAGAAACCGAAACCTTATAACCTTTTAAAACAACATACAGAAACTCAGTTTGTTGTCtgaatgaaatatatttattataacTTTGGTCAACATGTAAAACTGTCAAGACaggggcagaaaaaaaatttcCAAACTTCTGTGACGCAGGTTTGGCTTAGCATTTGAAGGTTACCTGTCCAGTCATCCGCTGACCATGTACCTGTAGATACAATAGCAAAAAGCAAGCATAACAGGATTGCTCAATTATCAGAATTCTTGAAACACATGGCTTCTGATGCATATTTACTCAATGTAATCTTTTTTTACGCCACCCTAATCCTTTTTTGCTTGCTACCTTATAGAGTAAACATTTTGGCCTcgaagaccaaaaaaaaaaaaaattccccaaaacataacaaaaagtAGTCCCTAAGGATCAATAGACACTTGAACCAGATGGTACAAAGCATGATGTTCTCAATAATTTTCGAATAATTTGCAGGAGATAATGAAAAGGCTGCAATTTGTATAGCTAAGCTAAATTACCAAGTGCTCACTTCCTGTACAGTATGCTCTGTCCTCGGGTgtataagtgtgtgttttgtcccaTTTAAAGAGTATCACATCCAAAAAGAGACATGGCAACAGGTGACACCGAACAAAAGACAACAATCCCAAAAAAATCCCAGCCtgcctccctgcagctctgacaagtttttctttttctttttttttttttgttaacaaaCAGGTACAAAGACTGAGGCAAGAGGTTTGAATCAACCCCAGAAATACAGAATAttctttaaggaaaaaaaacaaaacaaaacaaaaaaaaaaacagaactcctCTAGAACAGTGATGAACAAGATGAAGGGAACTGAATGCCTGAGACACTCTTCAGTTTACTTCCACCGAACGTCAAACGCTGGTTTGTGTGATGACAACGTTATCAGGAGGGGAACAAGGAAACGCTGGACTGCAGGCATGCCCGGTCTCAGGGAACACGCTGAAGCAGAAACAGGGTGTAAGAACCAGTAGACACCCGTCATCCTCTTCCcccgctgctcctcttcctcttcttctggaTTAATTCTTTATCAGGCCTCCGTCTCCTTCACTAACGAAACGCTttcgccctctggtggagaaaaacaacatttaagatGTGTTAATATCATGTTTGAACATTTCTATCACGTTTGAAAAACTAGAATGAAACAGGAAACTCAACAGGTTTATTCAAATaacctgcatttttttcatgtagttAAGCTTGATTTAAACAGATTCAATTGTTCTCAACTTTTATAACACTGTCAATAATCCACCTCTTTATTACCAATCTTTCCAAAAACCACTAATTCATGTAAATAGAAATTCTGAATATAATCAAAGTATAGTAACAACAAGAAATGAAGCAAAATATTCCTGCAATCATATTCTAAATTAAAGCGTGTAAACATGAAGCAATACATCTTGGACTAATCCAACAAGAAGAAATGAGTTAAAGAACTAAACAACAGACAacactcaacaaaaaaacaagactttttttctttaacacgGACAGCAACAAGGAACTATTTGACAAACTGGAGGGGCAGGCGTCCCTCAGCTGCTTGGTGATCACTGCCTCCTGGTAGCAGAGATCCACAAAGGTCTCCATGATGGCGTGGGCATGCGGCACGTCAAGGCTGATTTCAGGAGCTCATCAAAGACGCGCTGGAATCCCTGCAGGCAGATTCATGCAAAATCATGCAAGGTTAACTGATgcttaactttatttatttgcagcTCAACTGGAGATTTCAAAGTCAACAAATGTTTAAACTAGTTTGGAGTAATAGTTGAGGAAAGAGTCTCACCCTGTTCATCTGGTCCACAGTGATGAGGCCCGTTTTCCAGAGCGACTGAAGGAGCTTCATCATCATGTGGCTGGCGCTCTCGCCTTTGGACTCCAGCACCATCACCACCGCCTGAGAAACAACAAGATGTTAAAGGCAAACAACACACTGGGAAAAGTGTTTCTACACCTGTAACAGAAACATTTACCACCTGATGGCAGCATTGGAGGTATTTGAACTTAAGGTGGGTCATGGTACAGGTATGATCTACAGCAGGGACATGAAGCCATTTCAGTTCAAGACCACTGACAGTCCCATTTCATCTCAACTGGGGCGTTAAGAGTCCCAAATGTGTGCGGGTGAAACAAACTGAACCAGTTATGTGTTTATACTTAGACAGGTGCAGAGTCCTGGTTGGACTGATGGACGTATACACGTATCACAAACAGGAGAAAGACGCTGTGAAACACACAATGTCACAACACCAATCACTCCAGTCCATTCATGAACTAGCTGCTCTCAGAAGATCATGACAGATCCATCACAAGTACTTTACTCACAATACCATCAGATTTCAAAATAATGCTGCTTGAGGCCAAAGATTGTGTCATATTTCTTACAgtgcttttattatttttattatgtcgTAGAAATATGTGCAATACTGTTATGTAATTGTTGTGGAGGTGTCTTTGCTGTCATTGTGGCCGTCGAGGCATTTATGGCACAGTTTCTGAGTCCAACACACATTTCCCTAAGTGGGACAATGAAGTGTATTGTTTTGTCTTGTCCTTGGCAGAAAACATTTACGGCAGTTATGAAGGATATTTTTACAGCCAGTTTTGTGCTTCAGTTTATTTGactcaacacttttttttttttttttttttaaaaaaggttcaATTTAGCTTTTTTAAACCTGCATTTTGAACACCGAGTCCAGCAGAGGACCTTGGTTTTAACACTTCACTTCTTTCCGAGTAAAACATTCACAGGCAAGTGTGAAGTAACAACTCACAAGTATTCACATCACTGCAACCAAGTAAAAATGCATCTACAGAAAGTTAAATAGCAAAGGTGatctgtaagaaaaaaaaaaaaaaaaaaaaaaaaccttaaacatCCCATGTTATGAGTGCAGAGATACTACAGATGTTTTGAGACTGGtctgttgcattttcagcactttgattTGTTACTTTTCAGTGCATTTACTTTTACAATTGTCACCATGTGATCTGACTGCTTTTAAAATCACGACTTTGTaagtttttcttcttgcagAAAACATCCTGTATTTACTGCTGCAAGGTCATAATACACTTCAAGGTACATTTgaaattttctttaaaacaggTGTTTAATACAGTTAAACTTAAGTGACTTAACAGTATAAAATACCTATTTCACAGCAAAATCCCAATTAAAGTCACAATGTCCCAATCAATAGTAATATCGTAAAATCCAAGTGGTGTAGCTGTAAAGCCCTCATTCTCAGCATTTCATGGACACAGAACTTAAAAAGCTGACATAAACCGAGGGATACGGTACCTCATAGACCAGCTCGTGGTGAAAGTGTGGGACTTCCAGGTCCCGCAGACAGTGCTCCGCCTCAGCCACATCGCCTGATATCAGGTACTCCTTGAGCAGAAGGTTCATCTGGAACAAACAAAACTCTGTTAACATCCTGTTAACACAGCTGGAGGCGTCTGACTCTGAGTCCCCGTGTGGCTTTTCCAGCACGACAAGATCCAACACGGAGACGGCAAGTTACACGCAACGCACTTCACATGCGGTGCATTTGATACTGATGGTTCAGACCATGTGTTTATTGTGCAGGACAAAAAAGCTTGTCTTGAATAGGAAGCAAATGCTCTTGTTGACCCACAGCCGATATGCATGACAACACATTTTAGGGCTTTCACTGACACACATTTGTCAAATCTTGCATACACACTcgacattaataaaaaaaagaaaaaaaaaatgctctctgtctgcaggtatttctgtttttttaattattatgatCATTATGCTCCTCTGCGAAAGTGT
The nucleotide sequence above comes from Salarias fasciatus chromosome 6, fSalaFa1.1, whole genome shotgun sequence. Encoded proteins:
- the LOC115390012 gene encoding LOW QUALITY PROTEIN: mannosyl-oligosaccharide glucosidase-like (The sequence of the model RefSeq protein was modified relative to this genomic sequence to represent the inferred CDS: inserted 7 bases in 6 codons); the protein is MGRQRKRVGDGRSCSASRKDEKPSVFHRKEKKKKVDIGXLFINISIGLCIFSLIWFFYALYMRSXLANRVVTLHPSAPVLDANSSTAKVXPERFWGSYRPQXVLGMKTRSPRSIVTGMMWMRQFSDLDMNLRHTCEQGDHLQSYGWLMHDGITFGVQEIRDNDFTLTTEFVKRMGGDNGGDWTWRITAKQDSSAPQAPVISLMFYAAADTQGSLQAHVEERNRLASITGFSEELGNFKITFRKPVTGELTSAKYASYNYLQTVSPGLEKLTDIVKHSLNRRFVYSPPSGEKRHYIAVDTYKPPHHQSNRKPADERKESDFVVHQVTVQLPFQIEVLFESGSFHHRPNQLVGSIMTQELEKRKSEFNAKFEKTFGLERKGFSQAHIKFGKAALSNMLGGMGYFYGQSVVQSVYNDYPLLYPEGALFTAVPSRSFFPRGFLWDEGFHQLLLSKWDPQVTREAIAHWIGLMNMEGWIPREQILGDEXRSKVPAEFVVQRNENANPPTLFLALQELTEQLSSNSDAPASQQTLAFLRRLFPRLKTWFDWYNTTQTGPLPNSYRWRGRDKDTNLFLNPKTLTSGLDDYPRASHPSADERHVDLHCWMALSSGIMARIAQLLDEPHGDYERTHTVLSDNSLLNELHWSEQLRAFSDFGNHTQAVSLQQEKVYVPPGQPRHQFPVARLVRAVRRAPKLQYVNAMGYVSLFPFLLHLLQPDSPKLEHILRDMRDSNKLWTPYGLRSLSKADPLYMKRNTEHDAPYWXGAVWININYLAVRALHHYSSSEGPYQEKAALLYEELRTNIINNVYRQYVETGYIWEQYNDGTGRGQGSHPFTGWSSLTVLMMAEQY